One genomic region from Cardiobacteriaceae bacterium TAE3-ERU3 encodes:
- the nusA gene encoding transcription termination factor NusA — translation MAKELLAIVEVVANEKDVDRDVIFEALEAALAAATRKRHQDEDIEARVSINQRTGEYETFRVWHIVDDEAMLENPDAEMRESVAEIELPEENLKAGDIYEIKIENEPFGRISAQQAKQIIIQKLREAEREKVYQQFIEKEGQLVHGIVRRHERRNAIVDIGGVEGTILREDMIPREPLRNGDRIRGYLVKVNRELKGPQLQISRVAPELLIELFTLEVPEINMGNIEIMGAARDPGQRAKIAVRSFDPRIDPVGACVGMRGSRVQGVMNELNGERIDIVLWDEDPEEYVRKAMAPANILNSRVHPGEKIIDIAVAEDKLPQAVGRGGQNVRLASELTGWHINVLSETEFHARREAEQDEQEAKLAEMLDLEEDIANELTAAGYLSAEDIAYADRDDLLAIEAFDDGLVDALLERATDYLLTQAFVAGRDPEEDMQTPISEMDLPENVVEQLTAHNLSTQEDLAELAVDELVDMTDLDKDQASAIILQAREPWFRQS, via the coding sequence ATGGCCAAAGAACTACTGGCAATTGTTGAAGTTGTTGCCAACGAAAAAGATGTTGATCGCGATGTGATCTTTGAAGCACTGGAGGCTGCTCTTGCCGCTGCAACACGCAAGCGTCATCAAGATGAAGATATTGAAGCTCGTGTAAGCATCAATCAGCGCACAGGTGAATATGAGACCTTCCGAGTTTGGCACATTGTTGATGATGAAGCGATGCTAGAAAACCCTGACGCTGAGATGCGTGAAAGTGTTGCCGAGATCGAATTGCCTGAAGAAAACCTCAAGGCTGGCGATATCTATGAAATAAAGATTGAGAACGAGCCTTTTGGCCGTATCAGTGCACAGCAAGCCAAGCAAATCATCATCCAAAAACTGCGTGAAGCTGAACGTGAAAAAGTCTATCAGCAGTTTATTGAGAAAGAAGGGCAATTGGTTCATGGTATCGTTCGCCGTCACGAACGTCGTAACGCAATTGTCGATATCGGCGGTGTTGAAGGAACAATCCTGCGTGAAGACATGATTCCACGCGAGCCTTTGCGCAATGGTGATCGTATCCGTGGCTATTTGGTCAAGGTTAATCGTGAACTCAAAGGCCCACAACTGCAAATTAGCCGTGTTGCTCCTGAGTTACTGATTGAGCTGTTTACGCTCGAAGTGCCTGAGATCAATATGGGTAATATTGAAATCATGGGTGCTGCACGTGATCCGGGTCAACGCGCCAAGATTGCTGTACGCAGCTTTGATCCACGGATCGACCCTGTTGGTGCTTGCGTTGGTATGCGTGGTTCACGCGTACAAGGTGTAATGAATGAATTAAATGGCGAACGCATTGATATTGTCTTGTGGGATGAAGACCCTGAAGAATATGTGCGTAAGGCTATGGCTCCAGCCAATATTCTCAATTCTCGGGTACACCCGGGTGAAAAGATCATTGATATTGCTGTTGCGGAAGACAAGTTGCCGCAGGCAGTTGGTCGTGGTGGGCAAAATGTCCGTCTTGCGAGTGAACTGACAGGCTGGCATATTAATGTCCTTTCTGAAACCGAGTTCCACGCTCGTAGAGAAGCTGAGCAAGATGAGCAGGAAGCCAAGCTTGCTGAAATGCTTGACCTTGAAGAAGATATTGCCAACGAGCTTACTGCAGCCGGTTATTTAAGCGCTGAAGATATTGCTTATGCAGATCGTGATGATCTTCTTGCGATCGAAGCGTTTGATGATGGTTTAGTTGATGCGTTACTTGAGCGAGCAACCGATTATTTACTCACTCAGGCATTTGTTGCCGGGCGTGACCCAGAAGAAGACATGCAGACACCAATTAGTGAGATGGATCTGCCCGAAAATGTGGTGGAGCAACTAACGGCGCACAACCTCAGCACGCAGGAAGACCTTGCCGAATTGGCAGTGGATGAATTAGTTGACATGACTGACCTTGATAAAGATCAGGCATCGGCAATTATCCTGCAGGCTCGTGAGCCATGGTTCCGTCAATCTTGA
- a CDS encoding ribosome maturation factor RimP, whose protein sequence is MSREELVTELCKPTVESMGYEWWGVEYHHNSHNAILRIYVDNPNGGISMEDVVAVTEQINPLLDVEDPIKTMYTLEVSSPGVDRPLYTIEQFARYIGQPVKLNAHQAIQGQRKFTGEIAEVDVDAGTVELVFTHSKEQQRVTLEFTNIDKARLVPVFED, encoded by the coding sequence ACCGACTGTTGAGTCGATGGGCTACGAATGGTGGGGCGTGGAGTACCACCACAACTCTCACAATGCAATTTTACGCATCTATGTCGATAACCCTAACGGCGGTATCAGCATGGAAGATGTTGTTGCTGTCACCGAGCAGATCAATCCATTGCTGGATGTAGAAGATCCGATAAAAACTATGTACACATTAGAAGTATCTTCTCCTGGCGTTGATCGCCCGCTGTACACTATTGAGCAATTTGCTCGCTACATTGGCCAACCAGTCAAACTTAACGCCCATCAGGCCATTCAGGGTCAACGTAAATTCACTGGCGAAATTGCTGAAGTGGATGTTGATGCAGGTACAGTTGAGTTGGTCTTTACGCACAGCAAGGAACAGCAGCGCGTAACTTTAGAATTCACAAATATTGACAAGGCGCGTCTCGTGCCTGTTTTTGAAGATTGA